CGGGGGCCGACGACGACGCCGCCGATGACGACGCCGGTGCCGGGGCGGGAGATGAGCTTCACGAAGCCGTCGGAGATGCCCTGCATCTTCGCGCGCGGGTTGCCCTTGAGGTCGAGGCGGAGGGTGTCGGCGACGACCTCGCCGGAGTCGACCTGGGCCTGCGAGTAGCCGACCGTGGCGATCTCGGGCGAGGTGAAGACGTTGGCAGCGACCTCCTTGAGGTCCATCGGGATGACCGCGTCGCCGAGGAAGTGGCGCATCGCGATCCGGCCGGCCATGGCGGCGGTCGAGGCGAGCATGAAGCCGCCGGTGCAGTCGCCGGCGGCGTAGACGCCGTAGGCCGAGGTGCGCGAGACCTTGTCGGTGCGGATGAATCCGCCCTCGTCGAGCTCGATGCCGGCCTCCGCCAGTCCGAGATCCTCGGTGTTGGGGATGGAGCCGAGGGCGAGCACGCAGTGGCTGCCGGTGACCTCGCGGCCGTCGGTGAGCTTCACGGTCACGACGTCGCCGTCACGGGTCACCGTCTCCATGCGCGACTTGCCGAGGATGTTCATCCCCTGCCGCTCGAGCACGTCCTGGAGCACCGTCGCCGCATCCGCGTCCTCACCTGGGAGAACACGATCGCGCGACGACACGAGGGTGACCCGCGCGCCGAGGTTGAGGTAGGCGTTGGCGAACTCGACGCCGGTGACGCCGGAGCCGACCACGATCATGTGCTCGGGCAGCTCGTCGAGGTCGTAGACCTGCTCCCAGGTCAGGATTCGCTCGCCGTCGGGCTGCGCGCTCGGCAGCACCCGCGGCCGGGCACCCGTGGCGATCAGCACGGCATCGTTCTCGATCGCCTCCTCGCCGCCGTCGGGCAGGGCCGCGACGACACGGCGCTTGTCGGCGTCGATGCGACCAGCGCCCTTGACGACCCTGATCCCGCGTCGGGTCAGTCGCCCCTCGATGTCGCTCGACTGCGCGAGCGCGAGCGCCTTGACCCGCTCGTTGACCAGCCCGAGGTCGGCGTAGAGCTCGGTCGCCGGGTCACCCTGGTGGTCACGGAAGTTGATGCCGAGGTCGCGGGCGAGCGTCATGTCGGACATCAGCTCGGAGGTGGCGATCAACGTCTTGCTGGGCACACAGTCGGTCAGCACCGCACTGCCACCGACGCCGTCGCGATCGACGACAGTCACCTCGGCCCCGAGCTGCTGCGCCACCAGCGCCGCCTCGTACCCGCCTGGACCGCCACCAACAATCGTCACCCGCGCCATAAAAACATGATCCCACGGTGTGCTGTCAGGAGTACGCCGGGGCGCACTCCTGACAGCACACGGGCTCAGCCCATCGTCTTCTGGCCGTCGATGGTCTCTCGGATGATGTCGGCGTGGCCGGCGTGCTGGGCGGTCTCGGCGATGATGTGGGTGATCACGCGGCGGTTGGACCAGCGCGCACCGGGCTGGAACCACGGCGCCTCGGGCAGGGCGTGATCCTCGTCGAGATCGACCGTGCGGACGAGCTCGTCGGTGGCAGCGGCCACCTTCTCGTAGGCAGCCACGATCTCCGCCAGCGTCTCGGACTCGAGCAGGCTGAACTCGTCGGCACGCGCCGCGAAGGCTTCGGGGGTGAACTCGACCGCCTGGGGCCCCTCGACGATGAACCGCGCCCACTCGGCCTCGGTCGCGGCGACGTGCTTGATGAGTCCACCGACCTGCAGGACGCTCACGGTCGGCGCCAGCCGAGCCTGCTCGTCGGTCAACGCCTCGGCGGTCTTGCGCAGGAACCCGCGGTGGACCGCGAGGGTCTCCAGCAGGTCGGTGCGCTCGCGGGTCGAGATGGCGGTTGCGTTCATGACATGGGCTCCTTGGTCGTGATCTCTGCGAACAAGACCAACGCTATGAGCAGATCCGGTCAGTTTCTGACCTCAATCAAGGAAACCTTGCGCCGATCCGCCCGCAGACACCGAAGACGGCGAAGACGCACAGAAGGCCCGGGCCGCGACGTACGCGCTCCCGGGCCTCCCGCGAAGGGCCTTACAGGTTGATCATGTGGCCTGCGATGCCCTCGATGGCTTCCTTCATCGCCTCCGACAGGGTCGGGTGCGCGAAGACGTTGCGAGCGATCTCGTCGGCGGTGAGGTCCCAGGTCTTCGCCAGGGTCAGGGCCGGGAGCAGCTCGGTGACCTCCGGGCCGATCAGGTGGGCGCCGAGAAGCTCGTTGTGCTCGGCGTCGGCGACGATCTTGACGAAGCCGGCGGTCTCGGCCATGCCGCGAGCCTTGCCGTTGGCCGAGAACGGGAACGACGCGGTCTTGACGTCGTAGCCCTTCTCCTTGGCCTGCGCCTCGGAGTAGCCGAAGGAGGCGATCTGCGGCTGGCAGAACGTCGCCCGCGGGATCATGTCGAAGTCGATCTCCATGGTCTCGGCGCCGGCGATCGTCTCCGCGGCGATGACCCCCATGGCCTCGGCCGTGTGGGCGAGCATCAGCTTGCCGGTGCAGTCACCGATCGCGTAGACGTTCTCGACGTTCGTACGTCCACGGGCGTCGACCGCGATGGCACCGCGCTCGGTGAGCTCGACACCGGCGGCCTCCAGACCGAAGCCCTCCACGCGCGGCGCGAAGCCGAAGGCGGCCAGGAACTTGTCGGCCTCGAGCGTCTGCTCCTCACCGCCGGCGGCGGGGGCGACCTTCACGGTGACGCCGGAGCCGGTGTCTTCGACGCCCTTGACAGCGGTCGAGAGGAGCACGTTGACGCCGAGCTTCTTGTAGTGACGCAGCAGCTCCTTGGACACGTCGGCGTCCTCGGTCGGGACCATCCGGTCCAGGAACTCCACGATCGTGACGTCGACGCCGAAGTTCTTCAGCACGTAGGCGAACTCGACGCCGATCGCACCCGAGCCGCCGATGACGATCGACTTCGGCAGCTCCTCGGTGAGGATCTGCTCCTCGTAGGTCACGATGTTCTGCCCGTTGGGCACGACGCCGGGCACCGAGCGCACGGTCGCGCCGGTGCCGATGATCAGGTTGTCGAAGGTGTGCGACGTCGAGCCGTCCTTGCCCTCGACGTCGATCGACTTCGGGCCGGTGAGCGTGCCCCAGCCGTCGACCTCGGTGATCTTGTTCTTCTTCATCAGGTAGTGGACGCCCTTGGCGCTCGCATCGGCCACACTGCGGCTGCGCTTCCAGGTCGTCGCGAAGTCCATGGTGGCATCGCCTGAGATGCCGAAGGTCTTCTTCTCGTGCGTGATGATGTGCGCGATCTCAGCGTTGCGGAGCAGCGCCTTGGACGGGATGCAGCCGACGTTGAGGCACACACCGCCCCAGTACTGCTTCTCGACGACGGCGACAGACTTGCCGAGCTGAGCGGCACGGATGGCGGCGACGTAGCCACCGGGGCCAGCGCCGAGGACGAGGACATCGAAGTGGGTCACGCATCCAAGGGTAGACCGCCGATAACAGACAGATCTCAGTT
The sequence above is drawn from the Nocardioides albertanoniae genome and encodes:
- a CDS encoding NAD(P)H-quinone dehydrogenase, whose translation is MARVTIVGGGPGGYEAALVAQQLGAEVTVVDRDGVGGSAVLTDCVPSKTLIATSELMSDMTLARDLGINFRDHQGDPATELYADLGLVNERVKALALAQSSDIEGRLTRRGIRVVKGAGRIDADKRRVVAALPDGGEEAIENDAVLIATGARPRVLPSAQPDGERILTWEQVYDLDELPEHMIVVGSGVTGVEFANAYLNLGARVTLVSSRDRVLPGEDADAATVLQDVLERQGMNILGKSRMETVTRDGDVVTVKLTDGREVTGSHCVLALGSIPNTEDLGLAEAGIELDEGGFIRTDKVSRTSAYGVYAAGDCTGGFMLASTAAMAGRIAMRHFLGDAVIPMDLKEVAANVFTSPEIATVGYSQAQVDSGEVVADTLRLDLKGNPRAKMQGISDGFVKLISRPGTGVVIGGVVVGPRASELIHPITLAVSTGLTVDQIANTFTVYPSISGSTAEAARRLHHVE
- the lpdA gene encoding dihydrolipoyl dehydrogenase, yielding MTHFDVLVLGAGPGGYVAAIRAAQLGKSVAVVEKQYWGGVCLNVGCIPSKALLRNAEIAHIITHEKKTFGISGDATMDFATTWKRSRSVADASAKGVHYLMKKNKITEVDGWGTLTGPKSIDVEGKDGSTSHTFDNLIIGTGATVRSVPGVVPNGQNIVTYEEQILTEELPKSIVIGGSGAIGVEFAYVLKNFGVDVTIVEFLDRMVPTEDADVSKELLRHYKKLGVNVLLSTAVKGVEDTGSGVTVKVAPAAGGEEQTLEADKFLAAFGFAPRVEGFGLEAAGVELTERGAIAVDARGRTNVENVYAIGDCTGKLMLAHTAEAMGVIAAETIAGAETMEIDFDMIPRATFCQPQIASFGYSEAQAKEKGYDVKTASFPFSANGKARGMAETAGFVKIVADAEHNELLGAHLIGPEVTELLPALTLAKTWDLTADEIARNVFAHPTLSEAMKEAIEGIAGHMINL
- a CDS encoding DinB family protein is translated as MNATAISTRERTDLLETLAVHRGFLRKTAEALTDEQARLAPTVSVLQVGGLIKHVAATEAEWARFIVEGPQAVEFTPEAFAARADEFSLLESETLAEIVAAYEKVAAATDELVRTVDLDEDHALPEAPWFQPGARWSNRRVITHIIAETAQHAGHADIIRETIDGQKTMG